The following is a genomic window from Planctomycetia bacterium.
CATCCGCCTCTACATGAACTTGTGGATGCCGGTAACTCCAGAATGTCCGCCAGATCGGCCAGAAGTAACTCGAGTGCGTGATGTGACCATTTCGTCCCGATGAGAGGAGGCGCACCACTTCCGCATCAAATCCGATGCCGGCGACTAGGAGGAAATGCTCGTCCCCCCTTTGGATCGCATCCATTTCAAATAGGACGCCGCCTTCAACGATGTCAATTAGTTGATCGGGGTTTGCCCGTATCCCCAGATACTTGGCCAGGATATTCTCCGTCCCCGAGGGAACAATGAGCAGCGGTGTCGAGGTCCCGATGACGCCGTTTGCCGCCTCACGGATGGTTCCATCACCTCCGACCACGACCACCAGCCCTTGTCTGCGTTCGGAAGCCGCCCTGGCCAGTTGTCTGGCATGTCCGGCGTGTCGCGTCAATTCAGTCCGGACCGACATCCCCGCTTCCATGAGCCGATTGCGCAATGTGGCCAGGAGACCGTGCCGCTTTGCCCGGCCGGATGAGGGGTTGGCGATGATCGTAGCTTCCAGGAATCGACTCAGCGGACGGCTCCAAATATCAAATCCGTGGCCAGGCTCGTGGCCCCGACAAACCGAAACTCCGGCCGAATCGTAGTGATTGGAGGCGGATCGGAATAGTACGAAGGCGGGTTGCTTGCCACGGACGCGTCTCCCGGAAGCGCACATTCCCGCTTGATCCGATTTTGAGGCCTACGATCCCGTCAATTGACCGATTCTGACGATCCCTCTAAAGTCAGTCGCTCTCATTCCCGGGAAGATTCAAGGCAATTCTGATGGACTCAGCACAGAACAAACCGACACGATCGCCGCAAGCCCCCGACAAGGTCGATCCAGAGGCCCCTGCCGACGCCTCAATGGCCCCACCGCGATCCGATGGGATACGCGACACCATCGAGTCCATCGTGGTCGCCTTCATACTCGCCTTCGTCTTTCGGGCTTTCATGGTGGAGGCATTCGTCATCCCCACCGGTTCAATGGCCTCGGGCCTGTACGGTCAACATGCCTACCACCGGTGTAAGCTTTGCCAATATCCCTTCGCCTATGGGCTACGGGAGGAACAGCGAGCGCTTACCCAGGACGGCAGTATGAGGTCGCAGCAGGGAACGCTCGCCCACCAATACGCCGTCCGATGTCCCAATTGCGGATACAAAGGCGAAGGAAACTCCCCCATCAACACGCCGGACAAACCCGTCGTGGGAAATGCCGGCGATCGCATCCTGGTACTGAAATGGCCGTATGACATCGGCGGCGAGTGGCTCGGCCCTCACCGGTGGGATGTCGTTGTCTTCAAGGACCCAGAGGACGGCGAAACCAACTTCATCAAGCGGCTGATCGGACTACCCGGCGAGGTCCTTCAAATCCTCGATGGCGATATCTACACCGCGCCCATCGACCAGGTCCCCGCCCCGATTGTCGAAGCGCTCTCCAAGCCCCCCCAGCCGTGGAATCCCGAATACCGCCGATTGAATCCGGCGCAATTCGAGCAGCTTGCCGCCCTCCTGCACATCCGCCGCAAGACTCCCATGGCGCAGCAGTCCCTCTGGATGATCCACCACGATCACGATTTCAAGCCCGATCCGAGCATCCCCCGCGACCCATCCTTCACGCCGCCCATGTGGGTTCCGGAACGCGAGGACTCGGGATGGAACACCGCCTCACCCCAGTTGCGGTACGTCCCCGGCAAAGAAGGTGACGATTGGCTGCTGTTGACTGGAAAGCGAATCGAGGATGATTACGGTTACAACAACGTCGGCGCCGCCTCTTCAGGCCCGCCGCCGCCCCAGCAACTCGTCGGGGACGTCCTGCTCAAATTTGTCCTTACCCCCGAATCTGCCAGCGGGGCATTCAAGCTCTATCTCAGTAAGGGATCGGACGAATTCACCTGCACCATCGACGCCGACGGGACCGTCAGGCTCTTCAAAATCGGCCTGCGCGGCGCCCTTGTCCAACTTCAGAAGAACCAGATCGATCCGATCGTCGCCGGCAAACCGCTCAGCGTTGAATTCGAGAATCTCGATTATCGCGTTGCCTTGCGCATCAACGGTGAGCGGGTCGTCGCCACGGTCGATTCGCAGTACGCCCCGGATCCCGTGAAGCTCTTCAAGGCGTTTGGCCGAAGCGATTCCGCCAACCGAGCCCTGATTCGAATAGCCTCGGATCGGATGCCGCTGCAAATCGATCACCTCGCGGTCTACCGAGATGTGTACTATCGATCCGATAGCGTTCTTGAAGAGCGAAGCGTAATGGGCAAGCAAAACCCACTGGCCCACCTGCCCGGATGGGGCACGACACTCAATCCGATTCTGCTTCGCAAGGAACCGGCCGAGTATTTCTGTATGGGAGACAACAGCCCGCAGAGCAAGGATTCTCGACTGTGGTGGGAGGTCTGTCCCATCCTTGAAAAGCGCGGCGATTATCAAAAGGGAACCGTCCCGGCCGACCTCATGATCGGCCGCGCTTTCTTCGTTTATTGGCCAAGCGGCTATCGCATTTCGAAAGACACCCCTGGCGTCATTCCCAACGTTGGGCGGATGCGCATAATCCGATGAGACAGAAACTTGCAGAATCCAGCCATGTCTGCAGAGTCAGATCACGCTTCAGAATTCAGAGGGCAAATCGACATTATCCACAATCGGACCCTTTGCGATCATCGGGGCCACCGGACGATGCGACCTTAAGCCACAAATCACAGGCCCGGCGAATCCAACGATCTCAGGGTCGGTGGTCGAACGACTTCTAAGTGACTATAAACAAATATGTTAGACTTAATTTTGCAAGGCTCCACAAACATTCCTGTCCACCGGCACAATTCCCGGTAAACTACCGAGCCGCTTCGGCTCGTTTGGCCCAAATGGAGGTCCCGCTCGCGCCGTGAACACCTTGTCCCCACTCAGTTCAGCCCAATCGGCAACGTCCCCCGGTGCACCCGGCAGGGCCCTGCTCGAAGTACGAAACATTGTGAAGGCCTACAGCGGCCGGACCGTCGTTAATCGAGTCAGCTTTACGGTCGGAAAGGGCGAAATTGTAGGGCTCCTGGGACGGAACGGGGCCGGAAAGACGACCAGCTTCCGCATGACCATGGGCATCGTAAAGCCCGATGGCGGCGAAGTCCTGTTCAACAACGAAGATATCACCCACCTGCCCATGTACAAACGGGCACAAAGGGGCGTCGGCTATCTCTCGCAGGAGAACAGCGTATTCGTCAAGCTGACCGTCGAGAAGAACCTACTGGCCATCTTCGAACTGATACGCGGCATTAGTCCCGCGGAACGGCGGCGCCGAACGCGCGAGCTGCTCGAGCAATTCGGCCTGCTTCGAAACGCAAAGCAGGAGGCACGCACCCTGTCAGGCGGAGAACGCCGCAAGCTGGAAATCGCCCGCGCACTGATCACCCAGCCCGCCATTATCCTGCTCGACGAACCCTTTAGCGGCGTCGATCCCATCGCCGTGCAGGACCTTCAACGTGAAGTTCGCCACCTCAAGAACAACATGGGGATATCGTTCCTTCTGACCGATCACAACGTCCGGCAAACCCTCGAAGTCACTGACCGCAGCTACATCATCCACGAAGGCACGGTCATCGCCGAGGGCTCGCCCCGCCAGTTGATCAACGATCAGTCGGTCCGAGAGGCATATCTCGGCTCGACGTTCCGCGGCGACGAATTCGACCATCCCCCCGCCAGCAAATAAGACTTGAGGACCTCATCCACGATCCGGATGCGTGCGGAGTCGCCCCCGCGAGAGGATCTCCGCCTGCCGGTCACTCGGTCTCGTAGCACGACGGACCCGGACAGTGCAACGTCCGCCCCGTCGATTGCCGTCCCGATCCATCAGGCCGAAGTAACCATCGCAGGTAGGTGAAGAACAAGTGGATTTTTCGCGACCAGCTTCTCGCCGGCCGTACGTGAATATGTCGCTCCGATATCATCATTCCTTTGCTCCCTCGCGAGGAGTGGGGTCTTGGGGACGCGAGGACAATGTCAGGTTCAGCACGATGCGTGCCGTCAGAGAGAAGTCGCCCTGTCGGCCTCAATCTTTGCACAGGTCCCGGCAAGCTCTGCTGCCTGGGCAATATCCCCCATCTACGGCGGGTGACTTGCGGCTCTGGTACCCGACGCCACCCCACGGGTCATCTGCCGGAAGGCGAACGGCTGACCCACTGATTCGGCCAAAAAGCCAAATTGGAGCCCTGGGTAATCATGCCTCCAAGCCCGTAAAGAGGCACATACAAAGCCCCGACTCACTCAATGTTGCTGGAAAGACACTTGGGCTGCCGTTATATTAAGGATGACTTCAGGTGAGATCGTGTTGCTGATGCTGCGGCCGGGCACTTACGAAAGCCCGCTATTTTTATTCCTTAATTCGACTCCTCCTGGCCGCGTCCGCACAGCTCACCTCTAAAATATCAGCGTACTGCCCGGCATAAGTGTTGCTCCTGCGGGCAGTTGGCATGACGGCAGGCATTAAGGCAGGGAGTGAAGTTTAGCAACCGCGTATCAGCACGGTATAAATTTGCCAGGCTGCGGTATCCGGACCGTCGTCGTTTTCGCGATCCTGTTCCGGCAAGCTGGGTTTGGCGCGCCACGCGGCATTTGCAAAAACACCTACTTTCTGACTTCCCACTGCCTTAGCGCAACATCGTTCCAGTTCGGTAGAAATGCATGAGCAAGCGGCTTGAAAGCCTGATGTTTGTCAGAGAGCTGGGGACCGGCGCCGGGACCAAAGTCGCCCTAATGCGCGACGCCAGGGACGGGACGTACTACTGCAAGAAGTACGTGTCGGCCAACGCCCCCAACTGGCATTCGCAGGTTCGCCAACTGAAGAACGAGTTCGACGTCGGCGTTTCCAATAATCATCCAGTCCTTCGCAAATCTCTGGAATACGGCATCGTCAAGCGGAAGCTCCGGGCCATCGAGGCCTACAACATCCTCCAGTTTGTCGATGGCATCCCCCTCGACAAGTTCGCGGAGACCTCCACCCCGCCCCTCATCGTGAAGATCTTCTGGCATGCCGCCGACGGTCTTCAAGATCTTCATCGCCGTGGTTTCGTCCACGCCGACCTGAAGCCACACAATATCCTTTGCGCCAAGAACGGACGGCCGACCATCATCGACTTCGGCCAGGCCTGCGCCATGTTCACCCGCAAGGAGCGCATCCAGGGCACAAAGGACTTCATCGCCAAGGAGCAGGTGGACCGACAGGCCCTCGATGCACGAACCGACGTTTTCGGACTCGGCGCAACGATGCACCGGGTATTTCTCGGCCGCTCCGTCGAGACTGAGCTCAACAGCACCAGCGTCACCAAAGGCGGGGTGAATCTGGACTTCTGGCGAAATCCGAATACCGATCAGGCCAAGCAGCTTGATCCGACCCTGCTTCGCCTGATCGAGGATTGCTGCCAGCCTGATCGAGCTGATCGTCCCGAAAACATGCAACTCGTAAAAGACAGGCTCGAGGTCTGTTTCGACCGAGTCGCCAAGACCGCCTAAAATCTCCTGCAACTGCCGTAAGCGCAATATGCCCCCAACTAGGACGATTCTCACCCCGCGAGCTTCCCCATGAATAATTCAAAACCGTTCCCAGCATTCGACATCGACATCCTCCTGCCGCCCCCTCTCAAAGCCTTCGGCCCGCTTGTGTCCGACGCTTTGAAATTCTTCCTCTCGCAACTTGGCCCAGCCCGTCTTTCCGAGATCTCGGCGATCCAGTCCGCTTTGCCGCAAAGCGCCGGACCCGCCGACAGACTCGTTGCTCTGTTTCACGTTTGCCCGACGCTTCACAAGCTGGCGCAGGTCATCGCTCGGCATCGCGGCCTCGACCCGCTCGTGCGCCAAGCCCTCACGGCTCTCGAAACCTTCCCCCCGATCACCCCGCTTGATGAGGTCCGCCGCATCATCGACGAGGACCTCACCGCTCAAGGCGTCCGTGAGGATGTGCGCATCGCCGATGCCGCCCTTGCCGAGGCAAGCGTCGCCATCGTCGTGCCGGTCACGTGGCACCGAACACCGTCGGGCCCGCCTCAGAAGGGCGTCCTCAAAGTCCTGAAGCCCGGTGTGAAAGACCGGCTTGAAGAAGAACTCAATCTCCTGGACGCCCTCGCCGACCACCTGGAAGACGTAGCTCCGCGATATGATGTCCCCGCCCTCGACCACCGAACGTCGTTTGAACACGTCAGGACACTCCTGCTCGGTGAAGTTCACTTCGCCCAGGAACAGAAGAACCTCTTCGCCGCGGGACAGCAATACGCCGCCCGACGCGACGTGTGGATTCCCCGGCTGCTTCCATTCTCCACCCCTCGTCTGACCGCCATGGAGCGGATCGACGGAGTTCGCGTGACCGATGCAACCAGCCTTCCGGCATGGAAGAAGCGTCAGTTCGCACGCACGATCGTCGACGCCATGATCGCCGATGTTGTCTTCTCGCGCGACGAGGCCATGACATTTCACGCCGATCCCCACGCGGGAAATCTCTTTGCCGCTGACGACGGCAGGCTGGCAATCCTTGACTGGAGTCTCACCGGCCGTTTGCACAAACGGGAATGCGAGACGATTGCCCGCCTTTTGATGGCGGCTCTGTTACGTGATGCCGCCGGCCTCTGCACCGCCCTTGACGCACTAGCCGTCAAGCACGCCGATCCGATTAAACTGGCGGACGTCGCCGCGCGCAGCCTGGATGAACTGCTTCGCGGTCGCCTGATCGGTCCGAACTGGATCGTCGACTTGATCGACCAGTCCGTCCTCGCGGGTGCAAGCTTCCCGGCCAATCTGCTGTTGTTCCGCAAAACCCTGATCACCCTCCAGGGGGTCGTCAGCGACGTTTGCGAGGATTCATCCCTCGATGCCATCGTCATGTCCAAGGGCATGGCGGAGTTCTGGGCCGAGCTTCCCCGCCGCGCCTGCACCTGGCCGCTCTCAACGGATTTCACCACCCACGTATCCAGCTCGCAGATCGCCAACATGATGGCCACCGCGCCGTTCGCCGTAGGGCAAGTCTGGATGCGCGCCTGGACAGACTGTCTGCGCACGTGCCTCCCGACTCGCTGACACCGCTCAACTGTCAGTTAGGATGATTCCCGCGCTTGTCGCGATTGCACCGATCGCCGGTCGTGGATCGACTTCTTGACGTGCTGACTCATACGGGTGGTTCGTTTGCGTAACTTACTTGATCTTGACCTGAAAATCCTGCCGCCGAAACAAGCACTTCCCCTCGGCTCCCTCACATACGTTGTACAGCGCGTAGCCCTTGATCGTGACCGCTTTCCTGGACTTCCCGTTGCGCGTAACCGCGAAGCTCAGCGTGCGAACCTCCTCGCTCGTGGCCGACCCCGCATTCGGCCACTCCAATATCTTCGGCGATATCTTTACGCCTCTTGGCGCCTTTAACCAAACCCGAAGCGGCTCTGCTTCGTTGTTCCAGTGAGCGCCCAGCGCGACCGACGGTCGCAGCGTCAGATGGACTTCCGACTCGCCCTTCTGCGATGATTCCGTGGATCGCACGACCGCGGTCTCAAGAGCGATCAAATGCTTCTTATCCCGAGTCACCTTTCCTTTGGGATCGCCTTTGGGATTCTCGCCGCCGGCCGGAGTCAGCGCTTTTCCGCCCAGCTCAGCGCCAATCGGCTCACTGACGAGCGGCAGCGGCTCCTCGCCCCGTGCCTTGATTTCTTTGCGCGCCGTCGCGACCCAGTCGTAAAACGCGTAGGGTTTGTCCAGCGCCGGACCGTATTGCTGAAGACGACGACGATAAATGTAGTTGTTCGGCGCGAGACTCAGCGCTTTTTCCCATGCGTCGATCGACGCCTGAAAATCCGTGGCCAGCCGCTTGTCGCTGTCGTAGCGCATTCGATAGGCGACCCCGAGGCCGAAGTATGCCATCGCATTCTTCGCGTCGTCCTCGATCGCCTTGCCGTAGACCTCAATCGCCTCCTCGACCTGGGCCAGTTCTCCCGCCAGCAGAAGCGCTTCGCCGT
Proteins encoded in this region:
- a CDS encoding tetratricopeptide repeat protein, giving the protein MPVWYETLKPSVDDGKLVIVGVVQEQHPDRARLFAQWKGITGPLLQDPVNYIHADVVPVFVAVDENGYVRDTKPDLKTFVDDFVKKEFPGKPAFITPNTDEPPNTRVTRRMAEEARNAPALVSHGEALLLAGELAQVEEAIEVYGKAIEDDAKNAMAYFGLGVAYRMRYDSDKRLATDFQASIDAWEKALSLAPNNYIYRRRLQQYGPALDKPYAFYDWVATARKEIKARGEEPLPLVSEPIGAELGGKALTPAGGENPKGDPKGKVTRDKKHLIALETAVVRSTESSQKGESEVHLTLRPSVALGAHWNNEAEPLRVWLKAPRGVKISPKILEWPNAGSATSEEVRTLSFAVTRNGKSRKAVTIKGYALYNVCEGAEGKCLFRRQDFQVKIK
- a CDS encoding protein kinase, with amino-acid sequence MSKRLESLMFVRELGTGAGTKVALMRDARDGTYYCKKYVSANAPNWHSQVRQLKNEFDVGVSNNHPVLRKSLEYGIVKRKLRAIEAYNILQFVDGIPLDKFAETSTPPLIVKIFWHAADGLQDLHRRGFVHADLKPHNILCAKNGRPTIIDFGQACAMFTRKERIQGTKDFIAKEQVDRQALDARTDVFGLGATMHRVFLGRSVETELNSTSVTKGGVNLDFWRNPNTDQAKQLDPTLLRLIEDCCQPDRADRPENMQLVKDRLEVCFDRVAKTA
- the lptB gene encoding LPS export ABC transporter ATP-binding protein, whose protein sequence is MLEVRNIVKAYSGRTVVNRVSFTVGKGEIVGLLGRNGAGKTTSFRMTMGIVKPDGGEVLFNNEDITHLPMYKRAQRGVGYLSQENSVFVKLTVEKNLLAIFELIRGISPAERRRRTRELLEQFGLLRNAKQEARTLSGGERRKLEIARALITQPAIILLDEPFSGVDPIAVQDLQREVRHLKNNMGISFLLTDHNVRQTLEVTDRSYIIHEGTVIAEGSPRQLINDQSVREAYLGSTFRGDEFDHPPASK
- a CDS encoding YegS/Rv2252/BmrU family lipid kinase, which encodes MCASGRRVRGKQPAFVLFRSASNHYDSAGVSVCRGHEPGHGFDIWSRPLSRFLEATIIANPSSGRAKRHGLLATLRNRLMEAGMSVRTELTRHAGHARQLARAASERRQGLVVVVGGDGTIREAANGVIGTSTPLLIVPSGTENILAKYLGIRANPDQLIDIVEGGVLFEMDAIQRGDEHFLLVAGIGFDAEVVRLLSSGRNGHITHSSYFWPIWRTFWSYRHPQVHVEADGATVFEGEGMVFVGNVPRYAIGLRLLDSANSADGLLDLCVFPCSARFTLVRHALAALRRSHVTGGRAIYRQARRVSVRSETEVSVEMDGDLSSPLPASFSISPRSVRLLVAADWHQPR